One window of the Procambarus clarkii isolate CNS0578487 chromosome 89, FALCON_Pclarkii_2.0, whole genome shotgun sequence genome contains the following:
- the LOC138359090 gene encoding uncharacterized protein, with protein sequence MTSKSAGEKSRGVRTVCGRGGCVITVHEGEGEDYTSKTGEDEDYTSKTGEGEDYTSKTGEDEDYTSKTGEGEDYTSKTGEGEDYTSKTGEDEDYTSKTGEDEDYTSKTGEGEDYTSKTGEGEDYTSKTGEDEDYTSKTGEGEDYTSKTGEGEDYTSKTGEDEDYTSKTGEGEDYTSKTGEGEDYTSKTGEGEDYTSKTGEDEDYTSKTGEGEDYTSKTGEDEDYTSKTGEGEDYTSKTGEGEDYTSKTGEGEDYTSKTGEGEDYTSKTGEGEDYTSKTGEGEDYSSKTGEGEDSTRQDI encoded by the coding sequence GCGAAAAATCTAGAGGTGTTAGAACAGTCTGTGGGAGAGGAGGCTGCGTCATCACGGTCCACGAAGGTGAAGGTGAGGACTACACCAGTAAGACAGGTGAAGATGAGGACTACACCAGTAAGACAGGTGAAGGTGAGGACTACACCAGTAAGACAGGTGAAGATGAGGACTACACCAGTAAGACAGGTGAAGGTGAGGACTACACCAGTAAGACAGGTGAAGGTGAGGACTACACCAGTAAGACAGGTGAAGATGAGGACTACACCAGTAAGACAGGTGAAGATGAGGACTACACCAGTAAGACAGGTGAAGGTGAGGACTACACCAGTAAGACAGGTGAAGGTGAGGACTACACCAGTAAGACAGGTGAAGATGAGGACTACACCAGTAAGACAGGTGAAGGTGAGGACTACACCAGTAAGACAGGTGAAGGTGAGGACTACACCAGTAAGACAGGTGAAGATGAGGACTACACCAGTAAGACAGGTGAAGGTGAGGACTACACCAGTAAGACAGGTGAAGGTGAGGACTACACCAGTAAGACAGGTGAAGGTGAGGACTACACCAGTAAGACAGGTGAAGATGAGGACTACACCAGTAAGACAGGTGAAGGTGAGGACTACACCAGTAAGACAGGTGAAGATGAGGACTACACCAGTAAGACAGGTGAAGGTGAGGACTACACCAGTAAGACAGGTGAAGGTGAGGACTACACCAGTAAGACAGGTGAAGGTGAGGACTACACCAGTAAGACAGGTGAAGGTGAGGACTACACCAGTAAGACAGGTGAAGGTGAGGACTACACCAGTAAGACAGGTGAAGGTGAGGACTACAGCAGTAAGACAGGTGAAGGTGAGGACTCCACAAGACAGGATATCTAA